Genomic DNA from Methanobacterium formicicum DSM 3637:
ATCTATAATTAATGTTAACTGTAATTATTTCAGGTATTTTAGTTCAGGTAATGATTGAAAAAGAATTATTTAAAAATAATGAATAAAATTAAAAATGTTATTTCAGGTAAAAAGTAATTTAAGTTATTATCTCCTCATTTTTCACCTGCATCACTTAATTGGGGTGTTTAATTTAATCAACGTGTTCTTTTCCACGGTAATGGTAGATGATGTAGGCGATGAATACCACTACTCCAATTCCAACTAAAATATCAAGGTAACGGAAATAACTTTCTATAGTAGTCCAATTTGGACCCATGAGCACGCCTATGTAAGTTAGAACAAAACACCAGGGTAGGGATCCGATAACTGTGTATAAAATGAACTTTTTCAGGTTCATATGGGTAATTCCAGCTGGTAGGGATATGAACGTCCTTAAACCTGGAAGCATTCTACTTATGAGCACTGCTTCGTGCCCATATTTTTCAAACCATTCATCTGCCAGATTCAGTTTATTAGGGGTGATGAGGATGTATTTACCGTACTTTTCCAGAAGCGGCCTTCCACCCCACCATCCAACATAATAAGCGATTAAAGACCCTACTAAATTTCCAAGGGTTCCTACAAGGACCACACCCCAGAATGCCATTTTTCCTTCATAAACTACGTATCCTGCAAAGGTCATTATGATTTCGCTGGGTAAAGGTATGCAGGCACTTTCTATGGTCATACCCAGGAGGATACCCCAGTAACCTAAGGATTCAATTAAATGAATTACTGTTTCACTAAAAAATTCTACCAAGCTGATCATGGAAAATAAACCTCTGTTTTTATAACATTTAATTAATTAAATATCAATAATGGGATGAAATTAATTGAAACAATGTATGGGTTAACTTGAGGAAATAATTAATCTGCAAGATTAACAATTAACCATTCCCTGATTTAAATATTTTGTATTGTAGGAGAATTTTTTATGCGAAAAATCGAGATATACCGGGATACCCTTTTAATATTCTTGCGAGGTTTGTTAATGGGCACCGCCGATGTGATCCCTGGAGTTTCTGGGGGGACCATGGCTCTGATTACTGGTATTTACCAGAGACTGGTGCATGCTATCAGCCAGATAAATGCCAACTTCCTTTTAGCAGCATTCAAAGGTGATTTTACAAAATCCAAGGAAGAACTCTTAAAATGGGATTTCAATTTATTTATACCTTTACTGGCTGGAATTGGGCTGGCGGTTTTAACCATGTCCAAGGTCATGACAGTTATGCTCACAGTGTACACTGCCCCTACCTTTGCATTCTTCTTTGGTCTCATATTAGCATCGGCTGGGTTTGTTTACAAACATGTTGATGAACTTAATTTTAAGAACATTGCCTTTTTAGTAATTGGATTGGTTTTTGCCATAATATTTGTGGGATTAAACCCAATTCAGGCTAATCATACTCTACCAATTATTTTTCTGTCAGGGATGGTGGCTATATGTGCAATGATCCTTCCAGGTATCTCTGGAGCGTTCCTCCTGCTTCTTTTAAACCAATATGAATACATGCTGGCCGCCCTGAATCAACTCAAATTTTTGGATATAATCACATTTTGTTTGGGAGCCTTGATAGGTATTTTATCCTTTTCACGCCTCCTGAATTACCTTTTAGAACATCACAAATCAGTGACCATGGCATTCCTAGTAGGTTTGATGATAGGAACTTTAAGGTTACCCTATGATAGAATTGTAACCTCTATGGATTCTGTTATCCCGGTGATAATTGCAGCCGTGATTGGATTTGTTCTGGTAATAGTACTGGAAAAACAGTTCGAAAAATACCATCTGCACTGGGAGGCTTAATCCTCCTTCCAGAATTTTTTTTTGGATTGATCTTTATCTCAATTCATCTTTATTTTAATTTTTAAATTTATGAAGATTTAAATCGAGGATTTTTGATTATTTAATTAATTCGTATTTGAAGAAACTAACTGTATTTAAAAATAGTAAATGGATAAATATTCAGTGATTTTACTCGAACTTCTTAAAACCAGTGGGATTGAAACCCTGATTAATAAGTAGCTGTTGATCTTCACTCTGGAGGGGTTTTTCATCTACCGGAGGTATGGGATTTCCATTTTTAGCCAGAATGATTCCATTTTTTTTGTTGGCTGCTAAAAATTTACCAGCATTCCCATTAACAATGATAATTCCTTTAATCATGTCAATGGCGGTAAAATCATCAGTATCACCATTAATGATAATGGTACCCCCATTCAAGAGTGCACCAGTGTTTTTTCCAGCATTTCCATTTATTCGGGTGGTGCCTTTGCGCATGAGTATACCGGTGGATAGATCAACATTTCCCTGTTTAATTATATCCACATCACTATCTAAACGGGCCCCCACAGTGTCCTTCACTGTACCATCATCAATTATGAATCTTTTTCCAGCAAACTGGCAGCCCACCAGTTTATCCCCCTCCAATCCATGGGTCACAATATCAGTAATGCTTCTAAACTGCCGGTAACTTTTTTGGCCGGACTTAACCTCAACCATATTCCCCATTGGTTCTTTTATGTCACCTTTAACATAGATGCTACCACGGGTCATGCTAATACCCATACGGGTGTCAACATCCCCTTCCACATAAATATCTCCTACATGAATATCTTTACCACTTCCTCCGAAGTACTGCAGGTCCACACCCATGCTGCTGGCTAGACGATGCCCCGTATCACCATTAATTCGCACGTTCCCATTATTTTTAAGGTGCTCCACCACTTCACCAAAGGTTAAATCATTTCCAGGGATTTTCCAAGTGGGATCCAGTTTTTCTCCCTTGTGCTGCCAGTGAAAGTTAAATGTAAAATCAGCCAGACAGTCCACCGGTTCAGTTACTTCTATTTCCAGAAATTCCCTTTCCCCTTCTTTATCTGATTTACGACCGAAAATTTTGAACATAACAAGCCCCTCTAAAAGTGTTTCCACATCGTTTTAGTATAAGTTTATCTGATCTCCTTAATAAAAAACTCATTAACTTGATCTTACCCAAACTTAATCCTATCCAATTAACTTAATGTTACTGCATATACCTTAATTCCAGTTTAGATGATTAAAGGTTGAAAAAGTCATGACAATAAAGCAAGAAGTGGTTAAATTTCTCCAGAAAAACGGTGTGGAAACCAGGTTTATCAGCATAGTTGATGAAAAGGTTTACGTTAATAATTTGAAATTA
This window encodes:
- a CDS encoding DedA family protein: MISLVEFFSETVIHLIESLGYWGILLGMTIESACIPLPSEIIMTFAGYVVYEGKMAFWGVVLVGTLGNLVGSLIAYYVGWWGGRPLLEKYGKYILITPNKLNLADEWFEKYGHEAVLISRMLPGLRTFISLPAGITHMNLKKFILYTVIGSLPWCFVLTYIGVLMGPNWTTIESYFRYLDILVGIGVVVFIAYIIYHYRGKEHVD
- a CDS encoding DUF368 domain-containing protein, giving the protein MRKIEIYRDTLLIFLRGLLMGTADVIPGVSGGTMALITGIYQRLVHAISQINANFLLAAFKGDFTKSKEELLKWDFNLFIPLLAGIGLAVLTMSKVMTVMLTVYTAPTFAFFFGLILASAGFVYKHVDELNFKNIAFLVIGLVFAIIFVGLNPIQANHTLPIIFLSGMVAICAMILPGISGAFLLLLLNQYEYMLAALNQLKFLDIITFCLGALIGILSFSRLLNYLLEHHKSVTMAFLVGLMIGTLRLPYDRIVTSMDSVIPVIIAAVIGFVLVIVLEKQFEKYHLHWEA